A DNA window from Alligator mississippiensis isolate rAllMis1 chromosome 11, rAllMis1, whole genome shotgun sequence contains the following coding sequences:
- the TLNRD1 gene encoding talin rod domain-containing protein 1: MASGGSGKSASEVPSSSSLQRKKLLSVCDHCKIKMQLVADLLLLSSETRPVATESLAVFGESFEKCRDTVIARTKGLSILTHDVQSQLNMGRFGEVGDSLVEMGELVVSLTECSAHAAYLAAVETPGAQPAMPGLVDRYKVTRWRHEVEHGCGVLKTTPLADMSPQLLLEVSQNMSKNLKFLTDACVLASEKSKDKFAKEQFKLSVKCMSTSASALLACVREVKTSPSELTRNRCILFSGPLVQSVYALVGFATEPQFLGKAATINPEGKAVQTAILGGAMSVVSACVLLTQCLRDIAQHPESSTKMNDYRERLRNSACAISDGCNLLSQALRERSSPRTLPPVNSNSVN; this comes from the coding sequence ATGGCTAGCGGCGGCTCGGGCAAGTCCGCCAGCgaggtgcccagcagcagctcgcTGCAGAGGAAGAAACTCCTCTCCGTGTGCGACCACTGCAAGATCAAGATGCAACTGGTGGCCGACCTGCTCCTGCTGTCCAGCGAGACCAGGCCGGTGGCCACCGAGAGCCTGGCGGTCTTCGGCGAGTCCTTCGAGAAGTGCAGGGACACAGTCATCGCCCGCACCAAGGGGCTCTCCATCCTCACCCACGACGTCCAGAGCCAGCTCAACATGGGCCGCTTCGGGGAGGTGGGCGACAGCctggtggagatgggggagctggTGGTCTCGCTGACCGAGTGCTCTGCCCACGCCGCCTACTTGGCGGCCGTGGAGACCCCGGGGGCTCAGCCCGCCATGCCCGGCTTGGTGGATCGCTACAAGGTGACCAGGTGGAGGCATGAGGTGGAGCACGGGTGCGGGGTCTTGAAGACCACCCCTTTGGCGGACATGAGCccgcagctcctgctggaggtcTCCCAGAACATGTCAAAGAACTTGAAATTCCTGACAGATGCCTGCGTGCTGGCCAGCGAGAAATCCAAGGATAAGTTTGCCAAGGAGCAGTTCAAACTCAGTGTCAAATGCATGAGCACCAGCGCCTCTGCCCTCCTGGCCTGCGTCAGGGAGGTCAAGACTTCACCCAGCGAGCTGACCAGGAACAGGTGCATCCTGTTCAGCGGACCCTTGGTGCAATCTGTCTATGCTCTGGTGGGCTTTGCCACTGAGCCCCAGTTTTTGGGCAAAGCTGCCACCATTAATCCAGAGGGCAAAGCTGTGCAAACAGCCATCCTAGGAGGAGCCATGAGTGTGGTATCTGCCTGTGTGCTCCTGACCCAATGCCTCAGGGATATAGCCCAACACCCAGAAAGTAGCACCAAAATGAACGATTACAGGGAAAGGTTGAGGAACTCAGCTTGCGCCATCTCGGATGGGTGCAACCTGCTATCTCAGGCACTAAGAGAAAGATCTTCACCCAGGACTTTACCGCCAGTGAACTCCAATTCTGTGAATTAA